The window TCACTAATGTATATATGTAGTCGTGCAAATAAAAAAGTCTGCTAAACATTTCCATGAGAAAATCCTGAATCATACCTCCACCAACATGCTTAGGAGAGACTTCTTGTTCTCAGCCCAGAGTGTGGCCAGCTGCTCAGCAGGAGGAAATAAACAGCAGCCGCTGTACACTGTGATCTCTGGACAGTGGCCAAAATCCATGCTGAAATCCTGGGAGGGCACGTAGACACAAGAAGACTCGTGAGACAGCACTGGGGGCTAAGACCATTTCTGGCTTTGCTTTGACTTTTCATGTAACAGATATTTCCAAACTAATTTTATAATATTATGTGTAATATTCAGGATCTCGTTAACATTTTGCACAACAACCCAAATACTTCATAGAGGCAGCGAGGATGCCAACTGAAATGCAGAAACTGCTCTCACAGACACTGAAGTGGAGAGACTTACCTTCATGCTCCCCATATGACTTTGTCTTTCTGCTGCCCTCATAACTCCATCTGGGATGTTTCCCACTGCGTCACAGAAAAGCCCCGTTAGCTTATTAATGACTGATTCTATACCAACATGACAACAGTGATTAATCATGGTACTTAAACTACGTACTCTGCCCATTATTTGAACATCCGGTGTCTCCGAGGTGCATCTTAGGGTGGTTGTTGGCATAAACACTTGCCAAGTACTTCAACGTGCCTTCATTTTCAACTACAAAAAACAGGAAGGGTACATGAAACCACACAGCCAAGATGGAGCATCATTTGTCCTACTcttcacaaactgctgctgttcaGCATCTGTGTGTAATCTGTAGACTGTGAGGAAAACTACCAGACTGGACAGGCTTGTCGTAAGGGTAGGTAGCCACAAGGGCGCCTCCATCCAGGGCCACAGACAGAGTGTAGCTCTTGTCTAGAATCAAGTCCATCATGGCTCTGGTCTCTGGCTGGGCCTCCACCACACGCTGTGATGCATTTCctaaaaaaggaggaaaacacACGGTGGACCGGAAATGTTAGAGCACGCTTAGCTTTTTATAGCAAGTGTATTTGTGACATTCACAACACTTCGTTAACAACTGTAGCATGAAAAAGTTGATGAAATCGTTTTCCCTTCTTTCATGCTGTGCTCACACTACAAgcgacacagcaacaggctacaagtcaTTTTCAGTCGAAGCTGGTGACATGAATGAACCATGaaccattagtcactcactctacagcaggaaacagcctttcaaaataaaagctctgtgtcagaaattcactgtcctccaaaacaaagtgttttttacaaactttactcacttgcaagtcacttgcagtccatttacaatgcacccgcaacccacttttgTACCACACAATCCAAGTAAGCACAAACATACAAGCCCAAGACGATGTAGGTTAACAAAGTCAACGAGCGCTTAAGCAGCACTTCAACAAGAGATTATGTAGCTAGGCCACACTGTCGATAGCAGTGTGAACATAGCatcagtgtctctctctcagttcagttgcacacacacaaatccataCAACTGACCAAAGAAATCTGTGTCCAGATCCTTGCCATGAGTGTTGGTCATGCCCTGAGTGGAGGTGCACTGCTTCTCAACAGCCTGTTCTCGTCCATCTGGGTTGATAGAAGGAACGATGACAATCCGGGTCTCATTGATCAGCTTGGGAAACAGAGAGCAAACAGTTACAGACAGGGCTGAGTAATACACTGTGTTTACTGGGACAATCGCAGATATGAAAAGAGTGCAAAATTCTCAGAGTGAATATACTCCTATGAAAAAAATTTACTACTCTATACACCCCAAAACTCACCCTGGTGATGGCTGGGTTCTTCCCATAGTTGATACAGAGGAAGGCAGCAAactccagcagcagctctgtgccCACTGGGGCGTTGCCATGGATCCCTGCTACAAAACGGATCTTGGGCTCAGATGGTTCAGCCTTTCCTGGTTTGTTGGAGATTTCTAGAGCCCAGATGGTTCGAAACTCTACACTTTGGCCCAAACTGGACACAGAAGggaagaaaccagaaaataagaGAGGTAACTAAAGTTATAAAACACAGAGCAGATCTGAACACCACTGACTTTTGGCATACAGAGGATGAGAAGAATCTTCCTACCTGTGTAAGGATGTAATTTTGGGAAAGTTAAGTGTGAGGCCTCTCAAAAAGGCGGACAGCTCTTTGTAGCGTCTGTAGCGGAAGCTGTTCTCTGTGGCTGTGCTCCTGACCAGCTGCTCCAAACCCTGGCCTATAGACAGGTCCTTGATTAAGCTCTGGAACTCCTTCTCAGATGGGGTACTTGTGGGCGGTGGGCCCTTGGGAGACTGGCCGTTAGGTTCTGAGTGTATACGTGTCAGTCTGAAGTCCACCTCCTCTACTCCATCCTTTGGGACTGTGGCGTAGGTCCTCACTGGTTTATAACTGGACAACAGAGACAGTTTATAGCACTGAAAATAAGGGCACATTATGGCACAGACATATATAGAAACTTCACAATAAATTCTTAGTTGGTTCTTGTTTCTGAAATCTAAATGTTACCCATGAGCGGAGGCAGTGATGGAGTAAGTCCCAGGGGCCAGCAGTCTCCAGTAGTCTCCAGTATGAGCCGTAGTGACGTTGTGGTCTATCTCCTCCACACTAATGGTGGCATTGGGAATTCCTGTGCCATCCCCAATGTCAGAGACTGTGCCTTTTACTCCAGTGTGAacctacagagacacacagccaCATAAACATGAGCAGATGCAAAACTGAGTACGGAAAAAACAACAAGGATACAGGTTTTGATACgtttgtttttgctttctctgtgtgtaCTATAATAGCACTTTGGCTcaactctgtttgtgtttcaaaggtgacttgacttgtcttaaagagaggagagagctcAGTGTAATGTTCAGATTTGTGTTTCATACCTGATGTATAAACTGAAGCAACGCTCGGCGGTTTTCTTCCCAGTATTTTGGCAGGTCTCTGGCCAAGGGGTACTTGACACAGCCCAGCTCAATGGTCACCTCAAAACAGTTGGTGTTAACATAGTTCCAGTCCTGCATGCCACCTGGAGAGAAAAATGTTCCTTTAAACTCCACCTCAGACTTTAATAAATGCAGCACACAGTGGCGTTAATGAAATGCTGTGATCAACTGCACACAGGTATAGAAAGTCAAAATGTGGTAGATTTACTGTAATATTGTGTCCACTATCAGTATCACTGAAGCCTACAACCACAGCGGCTTGAAGgggcagtgtgtaggatttagcggCATCTAGTGATGAGGATTGTAGATtacaaccagctaaaacttctcccatgtgccaagcatgaactcctggttaggattccttcagtgttcattgttcagaaggtttCTACTGGGAACCGAATTAttagcagaggtctcttcctctcctaatCAAAAAGATCTGGTGATTGGaaccacaaaaacatttaatagagcagtttcatgttacaaatcagttttTTCTGACGCTGTTCGGCTCATCACAAATGGACTGCTAGTCCAGTACCTGCTAGTGTGTgctcatatttttttctctaataactTTAGAtgcagacattcaggaggtttttaccaggagccctATTATCCAAggaagtctcttcctcttcacaaCAAATAGACCTGTTATTTGAACTgcaaaaaaactgaataaatcagtttcatgttacaaatcagtgtttttctgacactgtttggcacgttGCAGAGAGGCTGCTGACCATgatggctgatgtgaaaatgcaatTGGCCCtttttagagccagtgtttggtttgtctgttctgggctactgtaagaaaatagtggtgcaacatggtggactccatggacaaggacccgctccctatgtagatatatactgctcattctaaggtaacaaaagaTTATGTGTATTGATTAAAATTCTAAAACATTAAAGCATGATTTGGCTGAATCCTTGTGGAACAAAAAATGGATTTGGTGAGTATCAGAAAAGGATAAGAGACGCAGGCTTACCAGGAACACTGTACCAGTTTGCACCATTGGTGATGCCATCCAGAAAGTATTCATGCGGATACAGTTCCTCACAAGGGTGTCCATTGTGCATCAAAGGATTCTCCTGCACACACAAGTGACAACACAACAATGAGTGCTGTTGTGGTCCACAGATTTCAAAACTCCACAGATTTCACAATGAGCCAGTGGCTTTTATCTGTCCTAACtccacattttgttttcaattgCAACATGAAACCACAGGCAGACAGTATCCCAGCCTGCAAAGGATCCAACAGCGATAGTGTGCAGTTACCTGAGAGTAGGCTCTGGACAGCTGCTGAAAGACTTTGTCATCAGGTGACTGGCTGTAATGAGATGTCCCGTCTCTGTCGTCGTCATAGGGGTAGTTGACCACCAAGGAACCTAAATTCCACAATACAAAGATATAACGAGTCAGTAAAGTCTCTCATTAGGATTAACAGACCAGAGTGATCAATATCAATGGTGGCACTGACAGTGAAAGGCGACAATCTTTGGCACTAAAATCACATAATGAGACCGTACCTCCATGGAGGTTGGCTGACAGGACGAATGGGATGCTCTTCAGCCAGTTCATCACGGCTATAGTCTCTGGCTGTCTGGGCTCTGTGATGGTAACAAACTGGTCTGGGAAGTTACGGTTCAGGTCGaaattgttgctgttgttgcgcCCTTTGTAGCCCTTTACATCACCTGTGAGGAAAAAAGTACCAGTGATGACATACAGAATATCTGTATCTGCGACAACAGCATGTTCCTACTTAAAGATGTACACAGCCTCAGCCTCAGCCTcagcccccccccacccccccctccACTTCCTTCCTATAAATGTGGTTTGTTCACTTTGTACGGTCTGTTCCACTTACAAGTGCTGTACATTTGATAGCAGTTAGCAACATACACTCAAAGAATGAGTCAAGTGATCAAATTACTGTTCAAGTCCTGTAATGTGGCATCTTGGTTCATGTATCCAAAGCAATATATATAACACCTATGTGAACTATGTACTAAAATATCTAACATAATGGTAGTTGAATTTCATTATGTGCAGATAGTGTTACTACATTTTTACCTGTGTAAAACCTTCTGAAGCTACGTTCATATTACAAGCAAATGTGACCCAAATCTGATTTTTTGGCTCTCGTGTCACACAGATCAGATTTTTTCAGAGCAGCGTGGATacagaaaaacaatttttttcccAATCAGATCTAGGGCACTTTCATACGTGGTCCTAAATCTGATAACTACCGGATCACTGGCCATGCGACCACTGTGAGAACGGTCACGGAATTCATGTGTGCTTCACATACATCCATGGTTTTTGCATGTCATACGTCACTGTGCAGGAGCAGATTACTCATTATACAGTGTTGGAGCGATTCTTTGAAACTACAGAAGGCTGCCGTAACCATACTGCTGCTGGGGTGGGCTGTCCCAGTCGCCAACCAGTTGAGCCCAACTCTCAGAAGCTTTCTGATTGTCTGATTGTCATAAAACTCAGAAACTGAATGTAGTCTTGGTTATCCTATAGTTTTTGAGGGATTGTTTCTCTGTGAAACCCTCCACATCGCAGCCTCAGCACTCCTGAAATCCTCTCTAGCCACACCCACAAAGGATGCATTTCTCTGAAAATATGTTACGCTCTTCTGAACAGAAGCACATGATTAATTATGATGCAGAATGATGTCATCAACCTCCCTACAACGGCAAGCATTTGGGAGGTGAAGCTTGCACAGGTTTGTCATCCATTTCTTTCCTAAATGCCTGTTTAgcaaatgtgatgtttttgttgtccCAACACACGTGTGTGACGTTACTGTTTGCATGTGGGGTGTTTCAGACTTAAGATCCGTTCACACTGATGTCATATATGGGTCACTTCAAACTTAAATTCATATAGTCTAGGCAGAAAGATCTAATTGGGGACATAATCAGAATAGAGCATTAAGTCCTGTGATGTGAACGTAGCCTTGGTGTGTGCCCATGCGTGTCCCCTACCTTCACTGGCAGCGTCATAGCCGTCAGGGTTCATAGAAGGCATGATGTGAATGCGGGTACTGTTGACCAACTGAGTGACCTCTGGGTCAGTGCCATAGTTACGGCACAGGTATTCGATGAGGTTGAGCAGTAACTCTCGTCCCACCACTTCATTACCGTGCATGTTGGCTATGTACTTAAACTCTGGCTCACCTGACATGGAGACAAAAAAGACGGGAAGAGTGAAAATTCCTGCAACATTTTATGGGCAAAGTCTTCATGACATGTAGACAACAGGAAGGATCCCGGCTCATTTAACCAATAGCCTGAGACGTACCATGCTCGTGGTTTTTGGGGTTGTCCGAGATGACCATCACATAGAGCTCATGGTTTTCCACAGACTTGCCAACTGTGTAAAGATGGGTAATAGAGGGGAACTCGCTGCTGTACTTGCGCAAAAACAGCTCCATGTCCGCGTTGTTGTGATGACGGAATTCCTGAGGCTGAATGGGCTGCTGCTCAGGAGGAAGTAAAGGAGGGTTGTTCCCACTTCCCTCATGAGGAACCACCTGGGTCTGGGTGGTATCAGAAGCGTCGGTAGTGGTGGTGGAGAGCTTTGGATTGTCGGTGGATGACATTGAGTATGTAGTCACAGTGGTACTACCTGAAGCCTCATTGACCATGGGTGCCAAGGTAAAGTTCTGTTCTGTGGCGTTGCCCTCCACAATGTGGACACCGTAGACTGTCACTGGTGCGTAGCTGTGTATGGGAAAACAACACATGCTTGAGTGCCTCCACTCCACCTTAAAATCACCAGGAAGTGCCCAAATTAGATTACAAAAAGTTATCAGTGTCTATCAGTCTCTACCAGGAAGTCACCAATGAGTGTGTGAAgcacattttcttcacttcaATAACAATGAGTCACTCTGCAACTCTGTAAGAGGAAGTAAGTAATGTTATGTATTCCTGCATTGCAGCACTTGTGGGTAAATCTGGCTGGGACATAAACCCTGAGCCTCACTGTCTTGATAATACGGGGAAAACCttgctgtgatgtcatcagacatTGCGGTGAAATCTGAAACCTGATGATTATTTGGAATTCTTGCAATGCTGTTCTTGAACGCAGAACCTGTTTTTGAGAAGCTGCTACGCCAAGAAGGAAGTTCAATTGTATAACTCACCCCGGGGCCACAGCTGTGATGTTGTATGTCCCTGGGAGGAGAAGGCGGTAGTAGTCCCCATATTTTCCTGTCGTCAGGTTGTGGCGAATGCCTGCCACCACAATGCTGACATTGGCGAGGGCAGCGCCACTGATAGCATCTTTCACACAGCCATGGACCCCTATATGGACCTGGAAGACAATGGTTTTGTAAATACCGAGGGTGTCTTGTAAAACTGGGACAATGTTACGtccttttttttagttataagcTCTACCTGTTCGATGTAGGCTATCAAGGATTCCCTGTTCATATTCCATTCCTTCTGGAGctcagatgcaggaggatattTGCAGCAGCTCAGCTCCATGGTGACTTCCAGACAGTTTCCATAGAGGTAGTTGTAGTCCTGCATCCCTCCTGGATAACAAGACAGAAATGTAATCAGCAAATCATGCTAGAAATGGCATAACACCTTCAATTCTATATTACATAAAAAAGGAGGTCAATTCCAAAACATGCTCTGCTTCCCTAAATTTGACCCCCACTAGTGCCAGGCCAATTTATTAACACTCTGTCTGGAAAGGCTTAATCACAATTTGTCTCTTCAGTGCCACAGTTTAAACGCAGTGTTTAATGTGGCAACGAGCCATGACATCTGCAGTTAGGCAAACAGAGAGATGCACAGGAGGCAGGATGTTTGGCCGGTCATCCCGCTGGAGCGACAGCAGGCAGCCAGAGGCTCCCTGGCTGGATGGTTGCCATGACTGCCTGCTGGGTGGCAGCAGGAACCCGGTGAAATAGCCACCTTTTAGCACTTTGCAACGGTCATAGTGAATGAGCTCACACACCAAACACTAATAAATAACTTCAGCAAGGCAACCAGCCTTCCACCAGTCTCAATGAGAAGGATGTCACGCACACCACCCcaaaaaacaacagagacaaagacaaacacattctTTGACTGTTTTTCTAGAGGTCCAcataaatatattcagtgtttaaATGAAAGTGGTACACAAAACACCCACGAGCCCAACACTCTACCACAGTTATATATGCCAGACATAgtactgctttattcagtgctttgTGCAACCTATTTTATTAAATTCCATTCATTCACACTGTTTATCACTGATAAACCCTGTCTGCCTGATATGGCCTATCAATAATATCAGGATATTTCAGACTGTATGACAATGCAAGATACATATCAGTATCTTcatactgttaaaataaagttgaacAACGCACTTTTACAATAAAGTTCAATAAAGTACTTttataattaagttaaatacagtactgttataataaaaatCTAACAAAGCactgttataataaaattaaataaagtactgttgtaataaagttaaattaagtatcttaataataaa is drawn from Epinephelus fuscoguttatus linkage group LG5, E.fuscoguttatus.final_Chr_v1 and contains these coding sequences:
- the cpda gene encoding carboxypeptidase D translates to MGFIWDYLSTTAKLRVPLFAFLLFLVVSLGETRLRRTRSVSTATEETVETYSKYYNYVDMTRRLQSLAQKYPHIANLSSIGQSVERRELWVMRITKDPNTDAPGKPKFKYVGNMHGDETVSRQVLVYLVEYLLSRYGEEPRINELVNTTDIYIMPSMNPDGFERSVEGDCNGDNGGRNNALNADLNRSFPDQYDGTRVNPHEIPEVMAMIRWIQEKKFVLSGNLHGGTVVASYPFDDSPSHQQQGHYSQSEDDSLFRHLALVYSHNHPVMKTGEPNCPDAMDETFKDGITNGAQWYDVPGGMQDYNYLYGNCLEVTMELSCCKYPPASELQKEWNMNRESLIAYIEQVHIGVHGCVKDAISGAALANVSIVVAGIRHNLTTGKYGDYYRLLLPGTYNITAVAPGYAPVTVYGVHIVEGNATEQNFTLAPMVNEASGSTTVTTYSMSSTDNPKLSTTTTDASDTTQTQVVPHEGSGNNPPLLPPEQQPIQPQEFRHHNNADMELFLRKYSSEFPSITHLYTVGKSVENHELYVMVISDNPKNHEHGEPEFKYIANMHGNEVVGRELLLNLIEYLCRNYGTDPEVTQLVNSTRIHIMPSMNPDGYDAASEGDVKGYKGRNNSNNFDLNRNFPDQFVTITEPRQPETIAVMNWLKSIPFVLSANLHGGSLVVNYPYDDDRDGTSHYSQSPDDKVFQQLSRAYSQENPLMHNGHPCEELYPHEYFLDGITNGANWYSVPGGMQDWNYVNTNCFEVTIELGCVKYPLARDLPKYWEENRRALLQFIHQVHTGVKGTVSDIGDGTGIPNATISVEEIDHNVTTAHTGDYWRLLAPGTYSITASAHGYKPVRTYATVPKDGVEEVDFRLTRIHSEPNGQSPKGPPPTSTPSEKEFQSLIKDLSIGQGLEQLVRSTATENSFRYRRYKELSAFLRGLTLNFPKITSLHSLGQSVEFRTIWALEISNKPGKAEPSEPKIRFVAGIHGNAPVGTELLLEFAAFLCINYGKNPAITRLINETRIVIVPSINPDGREQAVEKQCTSTQGMTNTHGKDLDTDFFGNASQRVVEAQPETRAMMDLILDKSYTLSVALDGGALVATYPYDKPVQSVENEGTLKYLASVYANNHPKMHLGDTGCSNNGQMGNIPDGVMRAAERQSHMGSMKDFSMDFGHCPEITVYSGCCLFPPAEQLATLWAENKKSLLSMLVEVHKGVRGVVKDKSGKPIVGAIIVLNGGVRVFTTEGGYFHALLAPGNHNIEAVADGYQQQRQEVVVSSYEAASSIIIEFDMDNSIFGLPREFVVASAAASMTALVVTACIIWCVCAAKSNRQKDGFHRLRQHRDDYDDEIRLTSMGSKKSLLAHEFQDESESDEETLYANKI